Proteins from one Thermococcus sp. genomic window:
- a CDS encoding halocin C8-like domain-containing protein, translating into MNWRRTAFSLFLVAMVLSLQLIAASQAMAMSTNNASITFRRAVVAWYDDKGRLQMNVTWINKVVNFTNLTKGCPLYKSNVTPKVNVSIVTLYNMSERHEQLLFFRLNFYNSTFNYTMYALVYRAERSQYNFTLVTRIFTDPKTGAYRAYLTGMNIAPDDKKSLPVGDVILTANNLTLSQYYWTLNRVLMKLKKHDETRWIWGRSAFELRHLSHLVRLKLPEYNQGKAAGMTITMDSLKCTVCQALVFLICVGQVGETLGCPVDCALVCAEWGYASFICVGICLPICEGVLGLIQVYGCDKGAGLICEYAGAC; encoded by the coding sequence ATGAACTGGAGGAGGACTGCTTTCAGTCTCTTCCTCGTGGCCATGGTGTTGAGCCTGCAGTTGATAGCCGCCTCCCAAGCAATGGCAATGAGCACTAACAACGCCAGCATTACCTTCCGCAGGGCAGTGGTTGCCTGGTATGACGATAAGGGCAGGCTCCAAATGAACGTTACATGGATTAACAAGGTCGTTAACTTCACTAACCTGACTAAGGGCTGTCCGCTCTACAAGTCCAACGTTACTCCCAAAGTTAACGTTTCAATAGTCACACTTTACAACATGAGTGAAAGGCATGAGCAGTTGCTGTTCTTCAGGCTGAACTTCTACAACAGCACGTTTAACTATACGATGTACGCGCTCGTTTATCGTGCCGAGAGGAGCCAGTACAACTTTACTCTTGTCACGAGGATATTTACTGACCCTAAGACTGGAGCGTACAGGGCTTACCTGACTGGAATGAACATTGCTCCTGATGATAAGAAGTCTCTTCCGGTTGGAGATGTGATACTCACCGCCAATAACTTGACGCTTTCCCAGTATTACTGGACTCTTAACAGGGTTCTTATGAAGCTCAAAAAGCACGACGAGACGAGATGGATCTGGGGTAGGAGTGCATTTGAGTTGAGGCACTTATCGCACCTGGTGAGACTCAAACTTCCAGAATATAACCAAGGGAAAGCAGCAGGAATGACAATAACAATGGACAGTCTAAAGTGCACTGTTTGTCAGGCTCTAGTTTTCTTGATCTGTGTAGGTCAGGTTGGAGAAACTCTTGGGTGTCCTGTGGATTGTGCGTTGGTGTGTGCAGAATGGGGGTATGCTTCATTTATATGCGTGGGTATCTGCCTCCCCATATGTGAAGGAGTTCTGGGACTGATACAGGTCTACGGCTGTGACAAAGGCGCTGGACTTATCTGTGAATATGCTGGAGCTTGTTGA
- a CDS encoding potassium transporter Kef → MKLKGEYFLLLSFFAGVLFLTALLGQELSISLEKSLPFAVILALLYTLAYVVRKEPEWRKSGPLKSRGLRYLIFFMGSFGFGVLLFGLLYLAFSKPGTSFASIVKVLGILFAMGTFLMFLASAFHSRSKTLEKITYSWRDFLRELSASILLFVISYFSGVCLERSVSMALYVFVVAGWYYSMIAHRYIIPGRILKIRAVVNFVAVGLGLYLFVIRNALISVLMGVLFAFALEKDYEITRKLVEKGLLDRRYAESGAFGAFYALLYLFGMVVALTVVTGNYNVSFIRESLLTMFRLLYLFTAIFLPFGTLLGWARLMVP, encoded by the coding sequence GACGGCTCTACTCGGTCAGGAACTCTCCATTTCGCTGGAAAAAAGCCTTCCCTTTGCGGTTATCCTGGCGCTCCTCTATACTCTGGCCTATGTTGTCCGAAAGGAACCCGAATGGAGAAAGTCCGGGCCCTTAAAATCCAGGGGTTTGAGGTATCTAATCTTTTTCATGGGCTCGTTTGGGTTCGGTGTGCTCTTATTCGGGCTTTTGTATCTAGCTTTTTCAAAACCAGGAACTTCCTTCGCTTCCATCGTTAAGGTGCTCGGTATTCTCTTTGCAATGGGCACTTTCCTGATGTTCCTAGCATCGGCGTTTCATAGCAGGAGTAAGACACTCGAGAAAATCACCTACTCTTGGCGAGATTTTCTGAGAGAGCTTTCAGCGTCAATTCTTCTGTTCGTGATTTCTTACTTCTCCGGCGTTTGCCTTGAAAGGAGTGTTTCAATGGCTCTCTACGTTTTTGTTGTCGCCGGCTGGTACTACTCCATGATAGCGCATAGGTATATTATACCTGGGCGGATACTTAAAATCCGGGCAGTCGTTAATTTCGTTGCCGTCGGCTTGGGACTTTACCTGTTTGTAATCAGAAACGCGCTCATAAGTGTTTTAATGGGAGTGCTGTTTGCGTTTGCCTTGGAGAAGGACTACGAGATAACCAGAAAGCTCGTGGAAAAGGGACTTCTGGATAGGAGATACGCCGAGAGCGGTGCCTTTGGTGCCTTCTATGCCCTCCTTTATCTGTTTGGAATGGTGGTAGCTTTGACTGTTGTCACTGGAAATTATAACGTTTCTTTCATTAGGGAATCCCTGTTAACGATGTTCAGGCTACTCTATTTATTCACGGCGATTTTCCTCCCCTTCGGGACGCTTCTCGGGTGGGCGAGGCTGATGGTCCCTTAG